The Oncorhynchus gorbuscha isolate QuinsamMale2020 ecotype Even-year linkage group LG04, OgorEven_v1.0, whole genome shotgun sequence genome includes the window CAAGACATGATTGATGTAATTAGATGCTCTGGAGAgatcccaccctcctcccccaaCACATGTAGAATGCTTAGAAGCCACCAGAAACCAGTGAAATAGATCAACAGATGATGTTTAATCTCCTCTCAAGGTCTGTTGATTTACAGTATCTCAGAATCAGGAACTGTCATATCCCATGTGATATGTCAAAACAAGTTGATACATGTGTTATCATGGTGCATTTgggtttgtatttgtatttattgtggatCCCCTTTagctgcagcagctactcttcatggggtccaGTAAAATGAAGGGAGTTATACAATTGTAAAAACATTCCtatacattcacaacagatttcacaaaatCCATGTTCCTGTTTGATTTCGGGGTAGGCTGTCAACAGCACGTACTGTGACACTATGATATGTATTCTGATCAAGTCAACAATACCTCTAAGCATATCTGACGTCATGTATTTGATATCTTTATGTGAAGGTTAATGTCCATATTGACATCAGTTCATTGTGTTTGAGGACGGTTTACTGACGGGTTTTCAACGGATACGATTAGACGAGTTTAACAGTTACAGAAAAGCTACAGGAGCCTATCAGAACAGCTGCAGTATCAGAGGCGCAGCGCCTTAATTAAAGGGCTACACATAATGGCTGACGACAGCCAGGTAAGGTTAATTTTAGCCTACGTTTAACGAGCTTTACAGTTGTCCTAATTCCATTTTGTTCTAATAGCAAGTCTGCCTTAAGTGCCGAAACTATGGTTGATATTAGAAAATAAATATGATTGGAAGTTTAGGCAAGTAATTCCAATTGGGGAATTGTTGTGGGATGTTAGCATAACATATTGCGCGTGTAGCATTCGTGCCATGGAGGATTGTGCAGGCCGGCAGGTTGCTTCAGGATCCTAGTATCATGTATGTTATAGGGATCAGATCTGGCAGACTTTTTCACCTGAACTGCTCATTGGCTGTCCATAATGAGCCCAGCCAGCAGGATGTGTAGCTGGGCTCTGCAATAATTAGCTCCCAGAGCAATTACAAATAACTATTCTTGTTTTAAACGCGTCATTACAACTAGCAACATGACGGTCAGTCACCTCTAAGCAGGACTCAGTGAAACGCTATGTGTTGGATTTGTCCATGTCTCGCCAGATTAACCTAGCTACCATAACAGCCGTGGAGAATTTATTCTACAGTTTTAAGGGATCTTTCTGAAGGTTTTAGATGATACAGTGGTGCTTCGTCCTCTGGATGAAGAACCATACATCTCGGCTTGGCTTCATTGCATTATTATTTGGGAAACGTTGACATGCCATTTGTGTTGACGGATGGATGAAAATAATGTGATTATAATATCGTTATAAATAGGCTAGCAGGAAAATCGGCATGAGATATCCATTGAACTGAGCCCTGCTCCATTTCAGCACCATGCCGCGGTCTCAGGTGCTGCACAGACTCGAGAAACATTTCAGCGCCATGGCACGTTCCCCTGACGCCAAGAAACGTGTCAGCTCTATGCAGCGGACAGCTCCACAGTCTGAAATAGTTCAAGCATCCTTGAACGTCTTTGATTTTGAAATAATTTTGCAAGTGGTTATAATTTATTGCACGTCCTAGTTTTGCAGCTTTGCAACCTCAGAATTATAGCTAATGGATGGCAGCGAGTTACGTTTTTGTGCATGGTGATGAATGACGATGCATGATAAACCATAAATTAAACGCAAAAACGTGCACTTAGACATATTTTCGTTTGGCAGAACTTTGACAAGCTTTGATTTGTTTTCTAAAGACATTGACAATTCATATAGACATTAGACTTAGGCCTAATTGTGACATCATGTGTGTATGACATCTTTGAAGAATGCTCTGGCTTCAGCCAATCGGAatcgagtattcaacaatgctttGGCATAATTCAAGGACGTTCATATTCACTTCAGTTGTCTGCCGATGGTTCACTGACGTTTTTTCAAAGGAGCTATTAGTATTTCCTCTAAACAGCCTACAATAATAAGCTACTCATCATGTCAGATGACAGCAAGGTATGGTTCATTTAGCCTATTTTGAGTTTAGAGGAGAAATTACTAACAATATAGTAGGTCACTAACACAGCAATAGGTCTCACTGGTTTAATCCATGGACTGAAATCTGACCACTATTGCCGTTTTGTTTAAAATAGGAGCGAACAAGTTGTTTCATAAAGTCACAACCTAGGACTGATATTGACCTCTCATTTATCCACCAGAGCGTGAAATGGGAGGATCCCCGGATGACCAAAATAAAGTCGTGGAGAACATGAAGGATGAAACAGAGACACATGAGACCaacaagaacaggacaggaggcAAGGTAAGAAATATGCTGTCCTTTACACATGTTCTGCCTacttaggcacagatctaggattagTTTACTATCACTAAATCCTAGCCTTAAAGCATTAGGAGGAGACACCACACTGACCTTAGATCTGCTGAGACCTATAATCTGTTGTCATGTAGGCTAAACGTAAGTCCAGTGGCCGTGCCAAGAAGACTTCCGTGGAGGAGGACAGCAGCATTGGTGCAGGTCTGAAATTACTTCATGTTGGGTGCAGGTTGTGTTCAAATTCATCAGCACTAATCTGAGAAAATAGTATCTATATAGGTGAAAGCAATATAGTGGAGGCCCGCAGAGAGATGTGCTTTTACCTGTCCAGTTCAATCAAATCACTAAAGGTGAAGGAAATTAGGGATCAAGTTCAGATTCAACTTTAGATTTCTCTTTGCGGTTTCCCAGAGTCTTCTCAGACACCCGGGTGTGGTTTCCAGGAAAGGGGATCTATCATTGAGCAGCTGGAGAAGGAGGCTCAGAGGACTCTAATGCCTTCTCTCAAGATTGAGACATGCTGtgccccaatcctcctctccttcctgaggAGTCTAACTGATGAGCAAGTCCCATGTCTTTTTCCAACCTGACATAAAACAACTCTGAATTTATAATCATAGTGCACCTTCTAACCACAAATGGGATTTTAGACACTACACCTAACATCACTGTAACCACACCCCTAACTCTTCCTGTAAATCAAACAAAATGTCTCATGTACTTGCTAATAGCTTAATTAAATACACTTTTATCTAGTGACTCCACTAACTCAACATCAGTGTGCAGGTAAAATATGTttcctttcttttcttttctctagCCAATGGAGAGTGATTCAGCATGGCATGAAAAATAACGTAAGTCTCTCCACAtaaggttctggtcaaaagttgtgtgctatatagggaatggtgTCATGGAATTGCTTGATTGACAAAAACATTACTCTGTTTGTTGGCCATAGCTCACATTCGAGCAGCTCTCCATGCTGTGTCTGAAGATTGTTAAAGTCGTGACCCAGACAGCCCTCCGCATTCTCCTACCAGCGCTAGCTCGTATCATGGGGGTGAACCTGAGGAGTGGGGCAACCTCCCCAGAATCCCAGTGCTCTCTGACAGGGTCTGAGGATTCCTTAggcagtctggatgagagagagaaaaggctgcTGATCAGTGAGATGAACTACTGGactaaggagaggaggaggaggaatggcagTGCAGGGTGCCGCCAAAAATCCACTCGCAGAACCTCATCACCATGCTGTTCGCCTAAGAGGTATGTTCACAGCAATATTTCAACTTAATAATTGCAAGACCTGACCCATACTTATCATAAATTATTAACTTGGAATTCACACCTTGTAGTTTTAAGTTCTGGTCAGAAATGTTGCCACTGAGTGGGTGGGTCCATGTGAAAGTCATTTTTAACTGGGTAAGCCATAAAGTCATCTATGAATAAATAGATCAGGTACATGCCTTTCAGAATTAATCATATTCTGATGTCGTACAAACATAAAAATCAGGCAAAAATCGTGTCAGTTGGCTTTAGGCTTCTAGAACTACGGTGGTATGAGACCATCATTGCTCTAATTTGGTTATCAGGCTCACTAATGGCCCAGATTAGATACCAGTTGGTCACATTTGCATGGCATAAGTGGTGATTGTGTGTTTATCTTCAAGGTCCCAGACCTCATTGCAGAGCTTGCCTGCAACTAGAGAGGCTCCCCTCATGGAGGAGCCTCTGAAGGCTCTTTTTGGGGTAACGGAAGAGAGCCTCCTGATATCCCTGGTTGAGGGTCACTCCAACcccacctcctccagctcctccgaGTTGAGGTGTGCTATCGTGGGGGAGGTGGTACACCAGCTTAACTCTGGCCTCTCAGTGGTCATTCAGGCCAGCTCGGGGAGTTTCCCCCCTATGGACAGTCAGGACATAGCAGCAGGCAAGGAGGTCATTCGGGTAGCCTCGGTGCAGATCCTGGCCGAGCTACAGAGCCAAACGTCTGAGCCAGAGTGGGTAGGGTTTATCGAGCCCCTCATGGACCCTGTGACCGATGATGTGCTGGATGCCATTGTCGGCACAATGGACAAAATGGCACAGGACTTCAACATCCTATTGGATCTGGCCAAGAAGATGACAATCTTGGGGTCAAAATGTCTGACCAATCTTCAATGTGACCTTGATGTTGAGTGTCCATCTGGGAAAGAAAGGACCACTCACTTTCTCAAAGAGACTGGATCCTCTACCAGTGTGGTGGCCAGAAAGATTCAGACCCTCTCTAGCCCCAACTTTCAGTCTAAAGCCCTGAAGGCGGTGAGCACCATCCTTACAAGGAAAGTCAGCAGCTCTTCTGGCATGGCTCCTTCCTCTAGGCCTTCTACTTCTAGTGCTGCTCCTAGCCTTACTGAAGCTTCCCTGAATACCAGCTGCACAGCCCTGACATCTGTAACCTCCACTGCCACAGTGATTGTTAAGGCATTTGTGGGAGGCATGGAGACGATAGCATCATTTGAAGGCACATGTGAAGCAGTTGATTGGCCAGTTCCTGTAAATGACCACAAAACAGGATCTTCACAGATGATAACCTTCTCTCTAGCCCGCACACTCTACGGCCGTATACGAGCAAAGCTGAGGGACCTTTTAACTCTATCCGCTCGAGAAGAAGGTGTGGCTAAGGATGCTTCTCTTCAGGAGTCTTCAGACACTATGGAAAAGGCAACTGTTTCAACTGTTGAGGTCCAGTTACCCAGCACCAAACTTAGTAGAGTTCCCAGTGAGAGCCAACCaataccagctctctgtctctccaatcTGGATACCAGTACTCAAGAAGTTCTTAGCAGTGTTTTTTCCATctacaagtcagagttatcaaaAGTGGAGAGTAAATCCTTGGCCGTTGTCAGTTCATCTGATGAGTCCCTAGAGGCTTGTTGGTTTGTTGATGGCGTCCTATCAAAGCTCGATGACTATACTATTTCCCAGTCACCCTCACCCAATGAAGACTTGAGCGTGAGTACTCAATATTCTCAACTGAGctcagaagagagtgtcagaatCACGGAGTCTTCTACTAGTCTGATTCAGAGCATTAAGAAGCTCTCTAGCAATGACTTCCAGACTCAGGCAGAAGAGGCAGTGAGTAAAGTGCTGATGAGATCCAGTCATTCCTTTATCACACAGATCAGCCATACTGGTCTTCAGAAAAGTCTGCAGGCTGGCTTATCATCTAGCTCACCATCAGAGATCCATGTCCTTTCAGAATCCATGTCCTCCATGTCCTCTGAGAATACAGCCTCTGGATTAGTGGAAACCTTTGTCAAAGGAATGGTGACTATTTTCCAGAAAAATGAGTCCACTGACACTGTGCTACTGGAAAGAAGTGGGAGAGTTTCACAGTGCTCCCACGGGGGCTCCCAACTGGATGATACTGAATTGAGTGTTAAAATATCAGAGGAGAAGCTTTGGTCAACAGCTAAGACCATCTGCGTCAGTATGAAGAACACACTTAAGGATTTCTTCACAGGGCTGAAGCCACCCGGATCCGAAAGGACAGAAAATGCTTCTTCCAAAGAGACCCTTGGGGAAATCCTGGTTGCTATCCAGAGTGAAATCTCAAACTTAGGGAGAATGAAGGATTCCAGGGAGCTCCTTCAGATCAATGATATGGTAGGAACTATACTGAAGGAGGTTGAGAAAAGTGAGGATGACAGTGAACAAGTCTGCCAAGACAACCCTAGAACCTGTTCATCTTTGTCCACTTCTTTAAATGGTCGTAGTTCCTTGTCCAGCTCTTCAAAGAGTCCTAGGTCAGAGTGTGAGTTAGAGATCAACCTCCCTGGCACTCCCATCCCTGACGAAGTGCCTTTTGATCTGACCTGCCCCATCGTCAGGAGCTCCTGCATCGACACCAGGGTCTCTAAAATGCCAGCGATTTCTTCAAGTGACCTAAAGACAAAGATGATGGCACACACAGATGAACCCCTGCATCGTAACAGTCCAATGACTGACAGCAGTCGACCGCCGAGTGCAAAAGCCTCTTTTCGATCCTCCACTCCGTCTTTCGCCAGCAAGCGAACCTCTTTGGTACCAAAGGGAGATGGGATTGACAttgaagagaaggaggagtgtaTCCCCAGCAGCTCTGGCCATCTGAGGGAGCTCTTAATCACCCCGGACATCAGCAGTGCCACTGCATTCCCACTGCAGTACTTGATGGACTCCAGCAAAGATGACggcatctgttttgtcaccataCTGGTGATAAGGTTGCTATCGGAGATCAGACCCTCAGCCCTAGATGGACCCTCCCAACAGGCAGCAGATCTGACAGAAACATGTCAGCAACTCATCAGACAAGTCCTGTCTGAGTTCTGTGCTGCATCCAGATTCTCCAGGACACAGGCATATTCCCAGAACCTGAACATCCAAAGGGTGTTCAGAGGTTTACATAAAAACCTCATGGAGGAGTTTGGCTCTTATAACACCCTGCAAGCAGCTCTTTCCTCCCAGGACCCTGCATTTGACAGAGTCCTGGTAAAGTCCTTGACCCAGCAGCTGGTACAGGGATGCAAGGAGGCGTCAAGACCAGCTTCTGCTGCAACAAACCCATCAGACCaggctgagacagagaggggggctgAGCAGAAAGCAAGAAGGAGCTTCCTTTGCTTTTCAATGACCAAACTCAGGATCAACTTCAAGGTATAGCAGGGAGTTAGCATTtgtttttggttccagttagGTGCTGATGTTATTGATGTTATTGATATGATAAGACAAATACATGAGATAAATATGTTTTATTCATCACTAAATTGTTGCCTTGGATTCAGAagtgttccatttatttatttattctctgTACCATTATCTTTACCTTTCTTCTGTTAGCGTTACAAGAGAGGAAACAAAAAGGACTGCCATTCAGTCCAGGAACAGACTGAGATTCCCTCTACTGATGGACATTGCATAGGTAAGGATGTTTTAGAGCTCTGCTAAAGCTTGTAGTTTTGTTTAGGTGTGTGTTAGAAACATAGGTATGCCTACCAAACTCATAGCACTGTTATTTTTCAACGTTACtatactgcatctctctctctcttaccccatcCATTtctcttgtgttcctagctcctgTTGGAGAGgtttctccctccatatctcagcCTGTCAAAAAACGATCCTTGATTGTTAGGGTCTTTTCAGCAATGATGAAGCCATTCAGGCGCTTCACCAAGAAGAACCTGTAACCTCTTACGCTGCAGTTAGAACTACTTTTGTAACAGCAATACTTTTGACAAGAGGCATTTCTGCATGTCTACCCTTTCAAAgtctatttgatcaaataaatgtTAATTATTTTACAAGAATTTCAAGTGTTTTGGAAGATTGGTAAAACTGAAGCAGCTTTTCTCAGAGAAATGCACTAGTTCCCCCTTGGTTACACATTTATTGTGCCGTTTTTCAGTTGGCAGGacttggggcagcaggtagccttgtggttagaacgttgggccagtaactgaaaagttgctaGGTCAGATCCCTGAGCTAACCATGTAAAAAATATgatgttctgctcctgaacaaggtagttaacccactcttcctagagctggccgccaggccaaactgagcaatcgggggagaagggcagtGCAGTGGAGCAGCAGTGCAGTGGAGTAGTTTCAACAGCCATAGGCCCAGGGATTTCACATCACATTCCATGATGCAATGCAGAATACGGCTTCACACAGAACAATCACCAAACCCATAAGATAACACTTAGCACAGCACAGCCAAACATCATGTATCACATGAAGAGGCATGTGTGTTCACCAGACGTGATACCTTGTCATGGACCTACTGTTTCGAtcttcgctctcgctctccctctccccctctctctccctctctctctctctaccacacctgttgtctcgacctctgaatgttcggctatgaaaagccaactgacaattACTCcggaggtgctgacctgttgcaccctctataaccacattattttgttgactctgctggtcatctatgaagaATGTTTGAACTACAGtacttgaagaacgatctggccaTATTGGCCATGTAcgcttataatctccaccggcacagccagaagaggactagccacccctcagagcctggttcctctctaggtttcttcctaggttcctgtttttctagagagtttttcctagccaccgtgcttctaaatCTGCATTGCATGCTATTTGAGGTTTTAAGCTGGGTGTCGGAATAAGCATTTTGTGACATCTGctaatgtaaaaagggctttataaataaattgtaCTGATTGATTGTGAAATGGAGTAGCATATATCCATCATGTAAAATGAACATTGAGCACTGTCTCCATGGAGTATAGCACTGCAGCCTTAGGCAATGTATATTTACGTGGTGCATAACATTATCTCATATCACATGCATGGCAAGACATGATTGATGTAATTAGATGCTCTGGAGAGATCCCACCCTCCTTCCCCAACACATGTAGAATGCTTAGAAACCACCAGAAACCTGTGAAATAGATCAACAGATGATGTTTTATCTCCTCTCAAGGTCTGTTGGTTTACAGTATCTCAGAATCAGGAACTGTCATATCCCATGTGATATGTCAAAACAAGTTGATACATGTGTTATCGTTATACAATTGTAAAAACATTCCtatacattcacaacagatttcacaaaatCCATGTTCCTGTTTGATTTCGGGGTAGGCTGTCAACAGCACGTACTGTGACACTATGATATGTATTCTGATCAAGTCAACAATACCTCTAGTCATATCTGACGTCATGTATTTGATATCTTTACGTGAAGTTTAATGTCCATATTGACATCAGTTCATTGTGTTTGAGGACGGTTCACTGACCGGTTTTCAACGGATACGATTAGACTAGTttaactatagttctattctgCTATTACGTTCATTAATCTGTCATACTTCATCCAACTTTGAATTCAGTCACAGATAAGGAAAACGATGTTGATAAAATGCATTCTGTTCAATCTAGAATACTTTACATCAGAGTTTCATTGCCaaacctgctgtgttctgttttGTTTGTGCAATGCAGATGACAAAGGAACAGCTTGCAAAATTGTGCAAGACCATTGTCAACGTCATTGCACAGACCACCCTGAACAGATCCTTAACATGGCCCTGAAGCCCGCATTCTACTGCTCCAGGGTGACCAGTTTTTGACAACGCTGACTCATCTGCAAGAGGGGAAGCAGTGCAAGATCCTTCACTGCCTTTGTGCAGAAAAGACTGGAGCTCATCCAGGAAGTTAAATATTTGGCGAAGGAGATGTGTAACTGTGGTTAGGCAGGGCTctccggaaggttgcaagttcaaaccctctTCCAAGAGGTACTGTATGTTCCCcataatgtgtgtgtctgtgcagttaATCCTAACCCTCAAACTGATGAACAATAATTTCTCCATTTAAATATTTTGCCAGCTTTCTAACAGGTGTGTAAAAAAATATCTAATGCAAGTGGCATATAAATTAAATTTAGTATACTCAATTATAATGCTTGTTAGATTTGTTAGCAGTAAGATATCTGTTTTCCAACTTCAGACAGCAATTAACATTCTTTGCTTGTTCATTTTAAAGTTCCCAGACCTCACTGAAAGTCCTTTGAAGATGTCAAAGGCATTGTGAAGCAAACTGAATTAGATAAGCCAACAAGCACCCAGAGAGATCCGCAAGTGGGACACTGTATGCCAAAGCAGAAACCCTTTCACACGTCTCGTAGACTCTGCAAGAGGCTCCAGGCAAAGATAAAATAATTATTTCACAGAACGGGTGGAGCTGCATTCCAAAGGGAACAACTTCTGGAGCACACTGACTCCAGTGTTCTGCCTGGTTCAACCCTGAACTCATCTTCAGCAAGTAGGAGTGAATCACCCATAGCAGAATGCAGTTCATCTGCTGTTCCTAGTGGACATGATTCATCTGGCTCTGTAGAAGAGAAACCATTTGAGACCAGAGCAGATTGTACTCATGGTCAGAACTCTCCTCTACTCAGTAAGAGTGAGGCCATACTGCAAGAGGTCAACACAACTGGACGTGGTGCTCTCCGCAAATGCCAGAGTGAGAACTCCCAACCTTTACTGGTTCTCTGTGATCCAAA containing:
- the LOC124033016 gene encoding uncharacterized protein LOC124033016 translates to MEDYRFESVKWEDPPDDQNKVVMNMKDETETHEANKNRTGGKAKRKSSGRAKKTSVEEDSSIGAESSQTPGCGFQERGSIIEQLEKEAQRTLMPSLKIETCCAPILLSFLRSLTDDQWRVIQHGMKNNLTFEQLSMLCLKIVKVVTQTALRILLPALARIMGVNLRSGATSPESQCSLTGSEDSLGSLDEREKRLLISEMNYWTKERRRRNGSAGCRQKSTRRTSSPCCSPKRSQTSLQSLPATREAPLMEEPLKALFGVTEESLLISLVEGHSNPTSSSSSELRCAIVGEVVHQLNSGLSVVIQASSGSFPPMDSQDIAAGKEVIRVASVQILAELQSQTSEPEWVGFIEPLMDPVTDDVLDAIVGTMDKMAQDFNILLDLAKKMTILGSKCLTNLQCDLDVECPSGKERTTHFLKETGSSTSVVARKIQTLSSPNFQSKALKAVSTILTRKVSSSSGMAPSSRPSTSSAAPSLTEASLNTSCTALTSVTSTATVIVKAFVGGMETIASFEGTCEAVDWPVPVNDHKTGSSQMITFSLARTLYGRIRAKLRDLLTLSAREEGVAKDASLQESSDTMEKATVSTVEVQLPSTKLSRVPSESQPIPALCLSNLDTSTQEVLSSVFSIYKSELSKVESKSLAVVSSSDESLEACWFVDGVLSKLDDYTISQSPSPNEDLSVSTQYSQLSSEESVRITESSTSLIQSIKKLSSNDFQTQAEEAVSKVLMRSSHSFITQISHTGLQKSLQAGLSSSSPSEIHVLSESMSSMSSENTASGLVETFVKGMVTIFQKNESTDTVLLERSGRVSQCSHGGSQLDDTELSVKISEEKLWSTAKTICVSMKNTLKDFFTGLKPPGSERTENASSKETLGEILVAIQSEISNLGRMKDSRELLQINDMVGTILKEVEKSEDDSEQVCQDNPRTCSSLSTSLNGRSSLSSSSKSPRSECELEINLPGTPIPDEVPFDLTCPIVRSSCIDTRVSKMPAISSSDLKTKMMAHTDEPLHRNSPMTDSSRPPSAKASFRSSTPSFASKRTSLVPKGDGIDIEEKEECIPSSSGHLRELLITPDISSATAFPLQYLMDSSKDDGICFVTILVIRLLSEIRPSALDGPSQQAADLTETCQQLIRQVLSEFCAASRFSRTQAYSQNLNIQRVFRGLHKNLMEEFGSYNTLQAALSSQDPAFDRVLVKSLTQQLVQGCKEASRPASAATNPSDQAETERGAEQKARRSFLCFSMTKLRINFKRYKRGNKKDCHSVQEQTEIPSTDGHCIAPVGEVSPSISQPVKKRSLIVRVFSAMMKPFRRFTKKNL